The Vigna angularis cultivar LongXiaoDou No.4 chromosome 9, ASM1680809v1, whole genome shotgun sequence DNA window ttacatATTACTTAGATTttcacatttaataaatttaaattttcacatATAACACTTTTAAACTGTGTTAACACTCATTTAACAAaacattaagttttttttataaaaaataaaaatttaattgagtttctttttagagagaaaaaacatagtagaaaaaatattaagaacaaaatgaaaacttttatatatatatatatatatatataatacttattaaaccacaaaataattataaaatttagtcaAACATATCTCTATTTACTTTGTACACActaacacataaaaataatgttatgtGTTGAATGGAAAATTTAGTCAAACATATCTCTATTTACTTTGTACACActaacacataaaaataatgttatgtGTTGAATGCTTTTTGgttacttgtgtttgttttaaatCAAACGTTTAGacgataatgatattttgacaacatttttttaaaacattttaacatcgTCTATGTGTCATTTTGTAATTGGTTCATGTAAGGACCTAAATATTTTAAGGAGATGTTGATAATTGATGTGGTAGGGGCGTCCTTTGATGATTGGTGTGGTAGGGAAGGATTCAGAGTGGGCGGCTAGTGGAACTTCAAGTGGGCAGCAGTGGATGGTAGTGGGTCTTCCCACCTTGGAGTGTTCCAGCCACCAAGAAGTGCTCCAAGCACCATCATCACTTACCTCCATTAGTGGATTGGGCACTGAGGAAGGAGAGTGGGACGGCTGGGGTTTGATAGGCAGTGGAGTgcccttttctttctttcttaaagGGAGAACCGTGAGTTTTGAAGAGGGTTGGATTCGGCATTTGGAGATTCTGCAGAAGGAGAGAGAGCTTGTTGCACGTgcgggagaaggagaagaagaagcttgCTGCATCCAGTGGTGAGGCAGAGAACGTTTGAAATTTCTACATTCTTGTTTggctaggaggtcttcaagaggtaaggggagttggattttctggatgttgatagtggttgcatgagtaggatgctggaaaattgtggttgtatgtatggttggactgaaattgatgtgttgatTCATGTGTGTAATCGTGTATGTTTTAGAATTGAagaaaattggaatttcatagctttttagtcatttggagaggaagtgaggtagtgattttgagtattTGGAGTCTAGAGAGTTATTGAGCCTttggaacagtttcacccactgtattatgacttgttagagccatcaaattgatcaaaataggtgtaaagtggtagaattggagtttgagtatctaagttgtgaaaattggtgttctatggttgaatttgagtatAAATCCCTTTAGAATTGAATAAGGAACGGTTATAATCAGTTAGGTAAGTccaatctagtataaaacatgaattaagggtgttagaagttaattaaaaagggttgaaaatggtaaGAGAGGTTATGacctcaaatctgcagaattctgcattctgcagaattctgcattctgcagaattctgcattctgcatcTGTCGCGCCTGAGCGCGCGATGCTGCGgagcgcgttcgtccaatttgactcaaattggacgttcgtccgtATTGAGCCacattggacgttcgtccaaatgacTCTATCAAGCGTTCGGCCCTTGGTTCTCAGTTAAGCGTTCGGCCCTTGGTTCTCAGTTAAGCGTTCGGCCCTTGGTTCTCAGTTAAGCGTTCGGCCTGCTTTTGTGAGTGAGCGTTGGTCCACGACTTCagagcgttcgtccatgacttcaacttgtgaacgttcgtctaaatggctcgaccaagcgttcggccttaaattcagtgttgagcgttcggcctttgaacgagcgttcgtccttagttcaaattttagcgttcgtccaaatagttgagcgtcCGCgtttttgagcgttcgtccaaatagtgttcgtcccagtgagcgttcgtccttcccagtgagcgttcgtcctaatgaacgttcgcgttcgtccgaatagttggcgttcgtccgaatagttgagcgttcgtccaaacagtgagtgagcgttcgtccgaatagtgtccagtgaatagtgctcgtccaaatagtatttttcaaaatatgttgaattttaagttcctttgcttttaatttgaattatgtgtaataatgtttggaatatatgcTGTGATGAAATTTACgtgaaagtatgtgaatatatgagatatgttaatttattgtgAAATTATAATTGTGAATGTGGACAATGAATTGGAGTATGATTTGGACATCTCGGGGAGAGATGGACGAAAGTGTTATGAGGGGCgttgttgttgttctgtataactgtagtgaactttgtattttggtctgtctatccctacactcaaagcattgttgATACTCAAGTAGAGGAGAACaatgtaagtggtgagagtagagggaggtcctcgtctatagtctttgaatttagacatagacagattgggggatttaccttgctagtgttggagaaagaccagctgaactatgcaagtgcaaagacgactgatagttcgacagttatacaaatccggatgagtcgtgtgttgggaatttaccttgcatagtgttggagagtgccagctgaactatgcgagcgtaaatatgagttgtgacttactctgcatagtgttggggtgtgccagctgaactatgtagGTGTAAGGATGAGTTGTATGAGGTTATGAGATGTGGTTTTATGagtatgtttttattgtttctgTATATGATGACATGAATTAACTGTGTTGTACTTCtaacatgcttttatatctagctcacccttgcattgttcttgttatgtgctgtttgggtatatTTTccttggcgatgatcatccacttggatgggagcagacgttGTCGAAGAGGTtcctttggagcaagagctggaggttgctaaggttgcggagtagtcttcttaggagTTGCCCATCTGAACACGTGTAGTGTTCGACTCTTTAAGctatttaagtttgaatttccgttttcttttatttctggatgactgtaattttacattttattacacgtcatactccgactgttctctatatttgaatgttgacgtcttgattatgtaataattgttattatgtaatcgggatgttacattaatggtatcagagcagttcttcctTAGAAACCTGTAGGTTGTGGGTGTGATTCGTTTATGTTTGTGTACTCTGGTTTCGTGTTGGGAGTTGTGTTGGTTAAGTCGGACTGATAGTCTTTCTCTCTGAACAGAAGATGGCATCTAGATCTCCTCCTTCCTCAGATGTCGATCCGTCTGACTGTAATCAGATGTTGAATGCGGTGCTTCAGGCGTTGCAACAACAAAATGTTACACTAATTCAGCAGAATTCCATAGCCTTGCAGAATCTGGAAGCTGCGAGAGTGTCTGCTGAGAATGCCAGAGCGTCGGCCGATACCACCCAAAGACAGTTCTTGGATGTGATGACTAGTGGCAGGATTCCCACCGGTCCTTCTTCTTCGGCTGCTCCAACTCAAGAATGGAGTTTGGAAaatttcttgcagcatcatcccGCCAAGTTTGATGGCAAGTGCTCGCCAGATGAAGCCGATCAGTGGCTTCGTGATATGGAGAGAGTCTACAACGCCAAGAGGTGTCCTGATGAAAACAGGTTGTCCTATACTGAGTATCTATTGACTGGAGGGGCAAGCCACTGGTGGAGCAGTGCACGGATGATCTTAGAGGGAACTGGAACCCCTATCACATGGGACTTATTTAAGAAGAAGTTCTATAAGGAGTACTTCCCTGACACTCTTAGATATGCTAAGGAAGTGGAGTTTTTGGAGCTAGTGCAGGGAAATATGTCGGTATCTGAGTATACTGATCGCTTCAAACATCTTCTTAGATTTAACACCATGAAAGTGGATGAAGAGTGGCAATGCCGCAAGTTCGAAAACGGGTTGCGCGGTGACATCAAGCTCTTGGTGAGAGGTCACCGTCTGAGAGAGTTTCCAGCTCTTGTGGAAATGGCTAGGGATATGGAGAAGACAAAGAATGAATCTGAGAGACAGCAGAGTCGGAATGGGGGACCATCTGCAACTCGTAATGAAGTCAGCATTAAGAAGACCCCTTATGCTAGACCATCATTTTCTCATGAGTCTAGGGGTTCATCCTATCACCCATCAGTGCAGGCAGGACCAGCCAGCCCATCCGGCATCGTGAGATGTTATACCTGTGGAGGACCTCATTATCGGAACAACTGCCCTATGGGAAGGGGAGCAAAGAAGTGTTTCAAGTGCGGCAAAGAGGGGCATTTTGCTGTAGAATGTACTTCTACAGTAGTACCAAGTTCTCAGGCACAGAGGACTGGTTTGCCTCCACCCAGGGGAGGTAGCAGACCTCCGACAGTAGGCAGAGTCTACGCCTTGGTGGGATCAGAGGCAGTCAGCTCAGGTAATGTTCTCATCTTTAGTTGTTTATTTCTTGGTGTGccttttgttgtttcttttcgATTGGGTGACAACACACTCCTTCGTATCGAAGGCAGTTGTTGAAAGTTAGGAATGTGTGTAGAAGAGTTAGGCATGGATGTGTTGGTGTCCACACCAACATCAGGATTGTTTGGGACGTCTTTTGTGTGTGTACGTTATCCGATTGTTGTAGATAGACTTCAGTTCAAGGTAGACTTCACCCGTTTACCTTTGCAAGGATTAGAAGTAATTCGAGAATGGATTGGCTATCCATCAAGCGCATCCttatcaactgtgatgataaGGAGCTGTCGTTTTCGGATTTAGACAAAGATGTCTTTGCAGATCGGCGTCGTGAAGCAAGACCTTTGGAAGGTGTTAGTTACTTCTTAGTGTTATCACCGGTGGAAGCGACTCAAGTTTCGAAGCATGCGGCACGGGAGAGTTGGAGTGTAAAACCTTGCACTAAGTTTCGTGAAGAAGTTTCTGGTTTACCTCCTTCACGTAAGCATGAAGATCACCTTAGGACAATGCTTGACGTTAAGAGGAGATTTGTCAGTTCAAGTGCAACCAGTAAGAATTAAGGACGAACTGTCGAATGAGTCAAGGTCATCTGGGATGGTAGAACAATCGACTCTACCTGGGAGTTGGAGGTGAGATGAGAAAAACTTACCTCTACTTATTCTGGTAAAGCTGAATTTTcaaggacgaaaatttttgttgttggggagaatgtaaggacctaAATATTTTAAGGAGATGTTGATAATTGATGTGGTAGGGGCGTCCTTTGATGATTGGTGTGGTAGGGAAGGATTCAGAGTGGGCGGCTAGTGGAACTTCAAGTGGGCAGCAGTGGATGGTAGTGGGTCTTCCCACCTTGGAGTGTTCCAGCCACCAAGAAGTGCTCCAAGCACCATCATCACTTACCTCCATTAGTGGATTGGGCACTGAGGAAGGAGAGTGGGACGGCTGGGGTTTGATAGGCAGTGGAGTgcccttttctttctttcttaaagGGAGAACCGTGAGTTTTGAAGAGGGTTGGATTCGGCATTTGGAGATTCTGCAGAAGGAGAGAGAGCTTGTTGCACGTgcgggagaaggagaagaagaagcttgCTGCATCCAGTGGTGAGGCAGAGAACGTTTGAAATTTCTACATTCTTGTTTggctaggaggtcttcaagaggtaaggggagttggattttctggatgttgatagtggttgcatgagtaggatgctggaaaattgtggttgtatgtatggttggactgaaattgatgtgttgatTCATGTGTGTAATCGTGTATGTTTTAGAATTGAagaaaattggaatttcatagctttttagtcatttggagaggaagtgaggtagtgattttgagtattTGGAGTCTAGAGAGTTATTGAGCCTttggaacagtttcacccactgtattatgacttgttagagccatcaaattgatcaaaataggtgtaaagtggtagaattggagtttgagtatctaagttgtgaaaattggtgttctatggttgaatttgagtatAAATCCCTTTAGAATTGAATAAGGAACGGTTATAATCAGTTAGGTAAGTccaatctagtataaaacatgaattaagggtgttagaagttaattaaaaagggttgaaaatggtaaGAGAGGTTATGacctcaaatctgcagaattctgcattctgcagaattctgcattctgcatcTGTCGCGCCTGAGCGCGCGATGCTGCGgagcgcgttcgtccaatttgactcaaattggacgttcgtccgtATTGAGCCacattggacgttcgtccaaatgacTCTATCAAGCGTTCGGCCCTTGGTTCTCAGTTAAGCGTTCGGCCCTTGGTTCTCAGTTAAGCGTTCGGCCCTTGGTTCTCAGTTAAGCGTTCGGCCTGCTTTTGTGAGTGAGCGTTGGTCCACGACTTCagagcgttcgtccatgacttcaacttgtgaacgttcgtctaaatggctcgaccaagcgttcggccttaaattcagtgttgagcgttcggcctttgaacgagcgttcgtccttagttcaaattttagcgttcgtccaaatagttgagcgtcCGCgtttttgagcgttcgtccaaatagtgttcgtcccagtgagcgttcgtcctaatgaacgttcgcgttcgtccgaatagttggcgttcgtccgaatagttgagcgttcgtccaaacagtgagtgagcgttcgtccgaatagtgtccagtgaatagtgctcgtccaaatagtatttttcaaaatatgttgaattttaagttcctttgcttttaatttgaattatgtgtaataatgtttggaatatatgcTGTGATGAAATTTACgtgaaagtatgtgaatatatgagatatgttaatttattgtgAAATTATAATTGTGAATGTGGACAATGAATTGGAGTATGATTTGGACATCTCGGGGAGAGATGGACGAAAGTGTTATGAGGGGCgttgttgttgttctgtataactgtagtgaactttgtattttggtctgtctatccctacactcaaagcattgttgATACTCAAGTAGAGGAGAACaatgtaagtggtgagagtagagggaggtcctcgtctatagtctttgaatttagacatagacagattgggggatttaccttgctagtgttggagaaagaccagctgaactatgcaagtgcaaagacgactgatagttcgacagttatacaaatccggatgagtcgtgtgttgggaatttaccttgcatagtgttggagagtgccagctgaactatgcgagcgtaaatatgagttgtgacttactctgcatagtgttggggtgtgccagctgaactatgtagGTGTAAGGATGAGTTGTATGAGGTTATGAGATGTGGTTTTATGagtatgtttttattgtttctgTATATGATGACATGAATTAACTGTGTTGTACTTCtaacatgcttttatatctagctcacccttgcattgttcttgttatgtgctgtttgggtatatTTTccttggcgatgatcatccacttggatgggagcagacgttGTCGAAGAGGTtcctttggagcaagagctggaggttgctaaggttgcggagtagtcttcttaggagTTGCCCATCTGAACACGTGTAGTGTTCGACTCTTTAAGctatttaagtttgaatttccgttttcttttatttctggatgactgtaattttacattttattacacgtcatactccgactgttctctatatttgaatgttgacgtcttgattatgtaataattgttattatgtaatcgggatgttacagttcatgttagtgtttatgaatattattattgattgtggaataattttggatcaatcacagaataacacgtaaattatgttaaaatgttgtaaaaaaatgttattaaagtattattatccAAATTTAGAATACGTAAATTTACGTTTGGTACTAAAATAACATACGTAAGTTTGTATCCATTGATTTACTCTATTGTTAGTGAAGTGAtgaacaaaattttaaagaatgtTCATCTTCGTCAACTATTTTTCCCTTCTCAACACAAGTAAAACCAAAGAGAATAAAGGATCTGTTGATggcaatttctttttattttctttttgtgaaaCAATTGTTGAATaataaggaaagaaagaagaatgtgTTTGGTTAGAGTCCCAAATGTAGTGTCAGATTCGGCCTGTTGTGACCCAATCTTGAGTGTGAATAGTCCCAATCTACTTGAAAGGGGCAGCTCATCCAttcatttgaatttaatttctgACTCtgtgttttttaaataacttcacCAGCTGGAAAAAAAGTTACGATGAaagtgaaataataaataattatttatccttttttacTGGGTCATTGTGATTTTATAGAATTGCattaactatattatatatatatatatatattgtgtaaaCATAGTATATATTGAATTGTTGCTAACGACAAACAAAGTAGGAAAACCATGATGTTAAAAGATTTGGGTGTTTCATGCGCGggtaaaattttcaaatttaacgaagtggttaatttttttaatagattgaGTATGACGATAGTAGTTATCACTTAAAcgaaaaatcataaattatacggtaatttaatttaaacaaatcataattaaatatagagtctttaagattttaaaaaatctatatattaaaattcattctTACCTTCAAAGTTATAATTATTCACATAATGTATACATAAAAGCCTTCTAAAGTGATAAAGTTTCATAAACCATACTTTTATCGAAGGAAACAGTGATACAAATTTGAATGATACAAAATCAATTACTGGTCAAGTGcttgttatttttaatgaaaaatatatataaatttattagaaacttGATTAATAATGATGTTTTTTACTTTGTCAAATTGGAAAGAGacattatatatatctttttcgCATGATTAACCTTGTCAACAAGTATtcatcaaattaattataatatgtacACTTATATCTAATGACAAATTCATAGAATAGAATTTAGTGAATAACAATAAAGTTATCGTTGaataaagtttttattaattaatgtatattaactaatttgaatAAACGTTGTATTTCACTCATATAACAATCATatgttatataaattttgaaaataataaagttgaGGTATGTAATTATTGTGTTTAATGCTTCagataaattttaatgattaaatGACATATTTGAATGAAATTAATTGGATATATCCTATCATTGAGTATtaaattctctttcttttcatacTTGATGTCTTTAATGTAGATACTCAATAGCTTCACATAAGATAATAAGTTGGGTATTTCGTATATTAACTGTAAAtatgactaaattataatatatatatatatatatatatatatatatataaaaataaatagatgcAAATATCCTataagaatgacaataaaacaTGGCAAGTGTAAGTTTGATTATCTCATCcatattttcattctcaaagtttaaatttatacaCATTCTCATCCTTACTAGAAAATCAATATACTCATATTTGCTCATTTAgtgattataataatttaaaacaaataagagtATCATatagtaatttaaataaatgtcaaataattataaaaacagtaaaaatgattaaacgtgtactttaaaaataataagttacaaaggaaaaaaaagttaatataatttttttagattctaataaattaaatgtgttttaattagaaatttaaaattggaatAGATTTAAACGTGAAAACATAATGAATATGTACGTAGTTATCTTATCTCCAtactcaattgaaaaaaaaagtcttatatTTATATCCAAATAATCTGGTATGATAAAGTTGCGATGTcgaaacaatttaaattttactctCATAAATATTAGTTAAGAACATATCACacttttcttattaatatttattataagacTATACGTAATAAATTCATTGAACTTTGCACAAACTACGAaagtcaattaaaatttattttcaattaattaaaaattattttttaaattaactgtataaggaaataatttatttaacgcccaagagaagaaaaaaaatgtttgttaattattttttaccgacctctttaatttttttttttatctccaatTCAAAAGAAAAGTGGATGGTAGTGATTTTTGTATACCAACatatattattctatttatcCTAACATCAAAGTATTCATTGTTTTTACTTGAATAATGGTAAATAAGGCGAAAAATG harbors:
- the LOC128194042 gene encoding uncharacterized protein LOC128194042, with protein sequence MASRSPPSSDVDPSDCNQMLNAVLQALQQQNVTLIQQNSIALQNLEAARVSAENARASADTTQRQFLDVMTSGRIPTGPSSSAAPTQEWSLENFLQHHPAKFDGKCSPDEADQWLRDMERVYNAKRCPDENRLSYTEYLLTGGASHWWSSARMILEGTGTPITWDLFKKKFYKEYFPDTLRYAKEVEFLELVQGNMSVSEYTDRFKHLLRFNTMKVDEEWQCRKFENGLRGDIKLLVRGHRLREFPALVEMARDMEKTKNESERQQSRNGGPSATRNEVSIKKTPYARPSFSHESRGSSYHPSVQAGPASPSGIVRCYTCGGPHYRNNCPMGRGAKKCFKCGKEGHFAVECTSTVVPSSQAQRTGLPPPRGGSRPPTVGRVYALVGSEAVSSGNVLIFSCLFLGVPFVVSFRLGDNTLLRIEGSC